From the Devosia sp. FJ2-5-3 genome, the window GGGGAAGCTGCCGGTCTTGCCGTTCTCGGGGTCATCGAGGGCGTCGATGCGGCGGCGGTCCTCGTCGTCGAGTGAGAAGTCGAAGACTTCGATATTTTCGGCGATGCGTTCCTCATGGGTCGATTTGGGGATGACGATGAGGCCCTGGTCGAGCTCCCAGCGGAGGATGATCTGGGAGACGCTGCGGCCGTGTTTTTCGGCGATCTCGGCGATGGTGTCGTTGTCGAGCACGGCGCCGCTGCCGAGGGGGCTGTAGCATTCGAGCTTGATGTCGTGCCGGGCGTGATAGTCGCGGATATCGCGCTGCTGGTATTGAGGGTGCAGCTCGAGCTGGTTGATCACCGGCTTGACGCCGGTCTCGGCGACGATGCGGTCGATATGGCTGGGCAGGAAATTGGACACGCCGATGGAGCGGATGCGGCCTTCGTTCCTGAGGGCGACGAGGGCGCGCCAGGCGTCGGCAAATTTGTCCTGATCGGGCACGGGCCAGTGGATGAGGAACATGTCGAGATAGTCGAGGCCAAGCTTCTTGAGGCTTTCGTCGAAGGCTTTGCGCGCCGCGTCGTATTCGTGGGCGCCGTTGCGGAGCTTGGAGGTGATGAAGAGCTGGTCGCGGCCAATGCCGGCTTCGGCAATGGCGCGGCCGACGCCTTCTTCATTGTCGTAACCCTGGGCCGTGTCGATCAGCCGATAGCCGGAGCGGATGGCTGCGGCGACGGCGGGTTGGGCTTCGTCATCGGGAACCTGCCAGACGCCGAAGCCGAGCTGGGGGATGGCCTTGCCATCATTCAAGGGGATCTGAGGGATG encodes:
- a CDS encoding aldo/keto reductase, coding for MPNIPQIPLNDGKAIPQLGFGVWQVPDDEAQPAVAAAIRSGYRLIDTAQGYDNEEGVGRAIAEAGIGRDQLFITSKLRNGAHEYDAARKAFDESLKKLGLDYLDMFLIHWPVPDQDKFADAWRALVALRNEGRIRSIGVSNFLPSHIDRIVAETGVKPVINQLELHPQYQQRDIRDYHARHDIKLECYSPLGSGAVLDNDTIAEIAEKHGRSVSQIILRWELDQGLIVIPKSTHEERIAENIEVFDFSLDDEDRRRIDALDDPENGKTGSFPETMNDLF